The Saimiri boliviensis isolate mSaiBol1 chromosome 19 unlocalized genomic scaffold, mSaiBol1.pri SUPER_19_unloc_3, whole genome shotgun sequence nucleotide sequence TATGCGAGTACCTGAGGAAGGAAAGTGAGCGCAGACAGACGGGACCTGGCGCCCTTGAACAGTTCCTGGTCTCCGCTGCCCCACGTCTCACAGGGGGCCATGCTGGGGGAAGCATAGGCAGTCACAGTActggctttttcctcctttttccttccatgCAAGTAGCTTAGGGATGGAGTAGAGTAGTTGAATTATTTGGATAAAAACCACTTTttaatccaaataatttttgtcaggaagtcaaaaaaaaataattgctggTATGTTAAcctaaacaaaaacaaccagACAAATGTCCTGTGGTACTTCAaaaggctatttcttttttttaattgcattttaggtttggtggtacatgtgaagaacatgcaagattgttggataggtacacacatggcagtgtggtttgctgccttccgtcccctcacctctatctgtcatttctccccatgctatctcttcccacctccccacctccccgtccttcccccatttccctgcaacggaccccagcgtgtagtgctcccttccctttgtccatgtgttctcattgttcaacacccgcctatgagtaagaacatgtggtgtttgattttctggtcttgtgtcagtttgctgagaatgatggtttccaggttcatccatgtccctacaaaggacgcaaactcatcgtttttgatggctgtgtaatattccatggtgtatatgtaccacattttccctatccagtctatcatcgttgggcatttgggttggttccaggtcttggctattgtaaacagtgctgcaatgaacattcgtgtgcatgtgtccttgtagtagaatgatttataatcctttggatatatacccagtaatgggattgctgggtcaaatgggatttctatttttaggtccttgaggaatcgccacactgtcttccacaatggttgaattaatttacactcccaccaacaatgtaaaagtgttcctatttctccagatcctctccagcatctgttgtctccagattttttaatgatcgccattctaactggtgtgagatgctatctcaatgtggttttgatttgcatttctctaatgaccagtgaggatgagcattttttcatatttttgttggcctcctgtacgtcttcttttgtaaagtgtctgttcatatccttcacccatttttgaatgggcttgtttgttttttttttcttgtagatctgttttagttctttgtaaattctggatatcagccccttgtcagatgggtagactgcaaaaattttttcccattctgttggttgccgattcactctactgactgtttcttttgccttgcagaagctttggagtttgattaggtcccatttgtctattttggcttttgttgccattacttttggcattttggtcatgaagcccttgcctacgtctatgtcctgaatggttttgcctagattttcttctagggtttttatagtgttaggtctgatgtttaagtctttaatccatctggagttaattttggtgtaaggtgtcaggaaggggtcctgtttctgctttctgcacatggctagccagttttcccaacaccatttattaaacagggaatccttttcccattgcttgttttgtcaggcttgtcgaagactggatggttgtagatatgttgtatttcctctgaggcctctgttctgttccattggtctatatctctgttttggtaccagtaccatgctgttttgattactgtagccttgtagtatagtttgaaatccggtagtgtgatgcctcctgctttgttctttattttgtgcgtgtgtgtgtgtgtgtgtgtgtgtgtgtgtgtgtgatataagaTGCGTGCTCATTGAAGGTAAAATCTCGGCTGAGCACAATGGCTTAAGTCtgtgtaattccatcactttggaaagacaaggcaggaggatcatttgaggttaggagtttgagaacagcctgggcaacatagtgagatcacatctttactaaaatttttttttttttttttttttttttgagacggagtttcgctcttgttacccaggctggagtgcaatggtgccatctcggctcaccgcaacctccgcctcctgggttcaggcaattatcctgcctcagcctcctgagtagctgggattacaggcacgcaccaccacgcccagctagttttttgtatttttagtagagacggggtttcaccatgttgaccaggatggtcttgatctctcgacctcgtgatccacccgcctcggcctcccaaagtgctgggattacaggcttgagccaccgcacccggccttactaaaatttttaaaaattaatcaggcatggtggtacacgcctatattttcagctacttgggatgttgaCCTAGCAGGATCCCTTGATCCTtagagtttgaggcttcagtgagttgtgattgtgccacagcacatcagcctggtaacagagtgagactgtttctaaAAAAGGAGAAGTGTTCAATCTTAACTAGGTTTTTACAAAGAAACACACCCATATAAACAATCCCTCTTTTAACAGAAgtagtacaaaaattaaaaattattaatgtgaaTCCACTTCTAATTCAGACTTTAtcttttaattagattttttatttttttgagataagatatGCACTCATTGAAAGGTCTAATCTTGGCTGGGCTCACATTCGtaaccccatcactttgggagccagagctcaggagtttgagaccagcctggacaatataacaagacctcactggggcaacatagttagacctcatctctacaacgattttttaaaaattagttggacatggtggtgcacatttgtagtcccagctgtttgggaggttgacatgggaggatcactggagtctgggaggtcaaagctgtcacttgagtgacagtgtgagactctgtaaaaaaaaaaaaaggtacaatctTAACTGTATGTGTTTGACACATCAGCACATCCATATAAACAATCCCTCTCTAAAAAATGGAAGTACCCAATTTCACAATTATTAATATGCATGAGAGTTATctagaaattttttgtttgttttgatttaggTTTTTATTGAATGGGAACACCTAGAAACATTATTTGAAATCTAGATTTTGATAAAAAcaggtctgattttttttctcttttcaagacagagttttgctctgtcaccgaggctagagtgcagtggtgtgaccttggctcactgaaacctcctcttcccaggttcaagtgatcctcctgcctcaaccttctgagtagctgggattacagacatgcaccaccacacccaggttttttaatgtatttttagtacagacttggtttccttatgttggccaggctggtctcaaactcctgacttcaggtgatctacccagcTTGCtcttgcaaagtgctgagattataggtgtgagccaccatgactggtcaGGCCTGAATTTTGCCTGATAATTTGTCTTTCTAACACAGTACAGCATATGACAGCTACAGGGTctcttttatctaaaataaatagaatttaataaataaaaattgaataaattgaCTTAGCTAAGTATATTTTAACAATGACATAAActattaataaacaataaatgttataataatttattaactaaaataaaattcttatgaTATCTATGAAAATGGTTTCTTTCAGTAAAATATTCTCATATCTTGAGAGGGCATTGATTAAAAACAGCAAAGATTTGGAAGTTGATGTCTCATTAAGTAAGTAGCAGACCTCTCTTCACACCTTTTACAGAGTTAGCTAAAAAGCAGTCATTTACACAAGAGCAGATAATTTCCCTAGCTTTCTATCAAGTTTATACATTAATGTTGCTACAAAATttgactcaatttttaaataaaattacctgacaacattttatataatgttatattgtAATCTTTCAAAAGGCATTTATAggtcaaataaattttatatatcatattataatacataatgtTGCTATGATACGTTCCATTTACATTCAGACAATTTCATTAGGTAGTGTCTGTCCAccactaattattattattattatttttttttggttctacTACTTGCACAGCTGGGAAAACAGAGACTCGCCCAACACAGTCTCTTCCCCTGTCTTTCTCCTCCCCAGAGAATCAGTTCCTCAGTCAATCGAGTCATTTGGGACTGGAGGCTGAGTACTCCCTAACATAGAATGTCTCAGAGAGGGGGAGACAAGAAGGTCCTTTTAGGGAACACTTGCTGGGACATAGACTAAGCCTTCTATAGTTCGAGGGCTCTGACCAGCAGAGGCAGACTCTGCAGTAGGAAGTGATGCGGCAGCTGTTCTGAACCTGGAGCTCCACCACACCTTGTCCTGTCTCGCTGAGGCAGTTTTGAGAGGCTGCTCTGGAGTGTACATTGAAGGTGGATGTTAAGAAACAATGTGGGCTCTGATGGGATTCAGGTGTTGTCTGCTGTGTGAAAACAAGAGCTGAATGTTTTTCTTGTGATCAGTTGAGTTACCATTAGGAACCAAGCCCGTTTATACCAGGGAGGCTGAATAAATTCCATAGAACACAGTGGTGCTCCCGGGAGGACTGAAGAAGGGTGAGAAAGGGGGCAAGATTTTCCACCTAGACTTTTTGCTACCTCAGAAATCAGGGGCTGATTAGGTTAGCTTTGGCTCTAACCTAATTATTCAATTTTCTCGCATGTAATCTAattatcttcctcatttttaaggTAGGTAGGGtcattttatttggtatttaGTTTTTCTCTGCATTTGCACTTTATCACGTTTGTGTGAATCTAATACAATCAACCAAAATTTGACATTTGTTGTTTCCAAGCATTAAAGAAATGACAACATCCAAGTATATAATTTTAACACTATGTATAATAAATTCTCTTTCTGTGCAAAATATATAACATGTGTCAATATAAGTATGTCTAATTCTGCATTTTGAACGATGAACAGGGTCATAAATACTTGCATAGGAACTGAGACAGAAATCAGAAGGAATCATTCCCCGATCTTGTGATCCATGTGCTCctggttctttgttttcttgacaCTATGACAGGATTCTGAAAATGTCTCCTTTTAACTGTGTCTAGGTCCCCCGCAGAACTACAGTAAGAAACTTCTTATTGAGGCTCTAATAagcaatagaaaggaaaaaactgTTCAGCCAATAAGAGTAAGCCACGCCCAGCCGAGGGAGGTATAAAAGGCAAGTTCAGTCAGCTAACCCACACTCCGCATTTGGACGTGTAAGAGAGAGCACCTTTCACTTGAGCTTCAACATGGGAAGGGGAAATGAAGACTCTGATCTCCACTGCTCCTCTATCCAAATCTCCACAGTCCAGCCCCATTTCCAGCAGATCTCCTTTACAGAAAAGGGctcagatgagaagaaaccattcaaaagaaaagacaacacCACCTCCTCTCAATCCAATGAGAAGCACATACAAACGCAAGGTAAGCCCTTGGGCTGTTTCTATGGAGGCTGGAAGGAGGGCTGGAATCAGAGATACTGAGCTGTGTGTCTTTGTTagggttttattttgagattgggGATGGGAAATGGTTTAGTATCCTCAGAGGGCTTTGAGAAATGTGTTCATTCATGACATTGGCAGAAGAGTTTCACTTGGAAGACTGTCCGCACACATGCATCAGAGATAGACTATGGGACTCTGTCTAGGGAGAGGTGAGTTACTTAAACTTTCTTTTGCAGTAGAATCGGAGCCCAATCCAAATGAGGAGAATTCTGAGGAAACCACACTGAACGCCGGAAACAACACTGCTGGATCAGGTAAGATCTGACTCTTTCAAGGTGGGAAGGGACAGGGCAGCACCACAGGCTTCCCTAGCAAGGAAACGGGTAGCTCCTTGGCAGCCAGAGCCGGACAGATTTTGGACACTGAAGAACAGTGGGGTTTGGTGGTAACCTGAGCTCCTGAGTGTCCAGGATGGACTTTGAATTTCAGGGTGTTCAGTTGGAGGCACTTTCTCAAACTCTCATTGTATCCACAGAACCAGAGTCCAGCTCATGTCAGGGAAATTGCAGGAAAAGAACAATCAGTTCCAAGGAGAGCTGCCAAGACAGAGCAGGTAGGATCCTGgtgttttttgttggtggtggtgtttgttttgttttattttgccccAATGggcaaataattagaaaactttTATACGAGGCTTGAGCAAGAAGAGAATTATTTAGTGACAAGAAAATTTTTGAGATCTTAGCATCCAGAATATATTTGGGGACTCAGAAGGGGTTCAGCCTCACTTTATTCCAGGGGGAGAGACAAGTGGGGTTTACCTGAGCACACAGGAGTTTCCAGAAATGAGGGTCTGTGGGAACTGTTCTGGCGAGTCTCTCACATGCTTTCTCTGTAGGGAACTGTCCAGAAGAGGAGCGCAgctcaacaatgaaaaaaaagtcGAAGTTCTCCACTGCTGTGCACAACAGTGAAATCCAGGAGACCTGTCATACCCACCATAGGAGACATTTGAGGGCTCACACTGGACACAGCAAGCAGCACAGGTCTCAGGCACTAGGAGTTCAACCACCGTCACTTCAAAAAAGCTTGGTGACCTCCGTGCGAGCTATATCGGAGGCTATTTATCAAGACCTAGCCCAGGTGTGGGCACAGCTCATCCATTCTCCACTGACCTGGGAGCAGTTCACATGGCTCACTCAGCTCCGGGGGGCTCTGTGTGCTCATGTGCAGACCTTCTATGCCATGGCCATGCAGGCAGCTTATGCCTTCCCCGCTGAGGACTGGCTTGTCCCAGACACACTGCCTGATCCTGGGGATTCATCCCTAGATAGAGAAGTCCACCCTGTCCCTGGCCAGGAGATAACTGAGCCTGTCAGTGGATCAGATGAGGCTTGAGCTGCAAGCACCCTGACCCTGTTCAGCAGAGGATGCAGCTCTGGGAATGAGAACACGGACCTGCTACTTCTGACTCTTCCAGATGACCAGCAGTGACGATTTTAGATGCACGGTGTTAATACATGACAGAACCTGAAGCAGTCACAGAAAAGAAACTTGAACAATATACTCAGAATGGTAAGCCCTGCATTTTGCAGAGGGCTAAGGCTACAGGCTGATTTTATACTTCATGTTAGACATTTGGTGCCTTTTGGATATCTGATGACAGTCATGCATTTATATGTAATCAGGAAAATATGATAATGTAATcatattatttgcatattttagattttaggaaagtaaatataaaattatatgccttcttttttgagacagtgtcttgctatgttactcaggctgaagtgcagtggcacaatcttagctcactgcaaccttcgtttcctaggttcaaacaattctcatgcctcagcctcccaagttgctagaaCTAAaggcatgtacatatatatatatatttttttttcttgtattgctagtaaagacagaattttggctaatttttttccttatattgtTAGCAGAGACAGATTTTTGTcatgtgggccaggttggtcttcaacacaagtgatctgccagccttggcctcccaaagtgctgggactacaggcacgaactGCCTTACCAAGAAATTGCTCCTCTTTTAATTCAGAAATGGTTGTAGGTTCTTACTCCTCCAGCCTGAACCCAAGGAGTCCTAATATCCACAAACCAAGACTAGCATTACCTGTGGgaaaatgtttatacatttttagtttgatataattgtAGTAAAATTACTATGTAATtggtttacttttaatattttacgtACAATTTAAGTCAAGATATATTAAACGGTAAATGGTTGTACTTATTTTTTCACCTgcctcatgtatttttattttaaacatcctaaatttaaattaaattgtattttacacATTTCAATTGATCATACTGTGTTACAGAGTATGAAGACTTCATAATATACTTCAATACagcatattttgttatatttgacATATATTGTACTTGTATTTTACACTGACATACAATCTTTCACTGTGTAAGTGTATTATTTGTTTGGTTGCTTTATAACTTTCATTTACtgtaataatgaaataaacattaatgttgtttggaattttaaatttaaagataatttgtctCTCTTCCATATGGAATTTGTATTTACCATAGATGTGAAAATGAGACTGTCTTATCTTCACTTTTGCATCATCCTAACCCTGACCTCCCCACAGCCCACAGCTCTCAGGGAATAGTGTTCTATCCCTCCAGTAAATGGGGCCAATTCAGTGATAATACACAGATATCAATTGGAGATATAGAGCTTTTGTTCTTCACCACTGCAATAGAAAAGAATCACAGTAATGTGAGTCACGCAATTTTTGGGTTGACACTGCTTGTAAAAGTTATGCTTACACTATGCTGTAGAATAAATCTGAAATAGATTTACATCTAAtaaacaaatgcacacacataaataagGTGTTTAAATAACAATGTACatacattaatgaaaataaactttattgctaaaaaaaagttGACACACACGATTGGATCATATAATGTTGAAAAAATAGAGATAGAgtaacagagacagagaaaggcagggatggagagagaaaaggacagagggacaatggaaagaagaaaacagggagagaggaagaaagggtggcagcgagggagggaggaaggggcggacagagggagaaaaacagcaagagacagagggaggaaggcagagagaaatcCATCCTCAGGCTGTGATGCAGGAGACTTTCCTTTGTGGTTTCACTCTCGCTTCTGCGTGAAAATGAGCAAGACCCAAGCACCTGGAGTGTGAGACTATCACGGCAAACGCGACACCAGTAACCATTGCTGCCTTCCTGGAGAGAGGACCTGAAAAACTCAAGACTGTCTTGGAGGTTCATTTCCGCATTCCACACTTCCAGGGTGCTTTCTCCCTGCAAGCGTGTGTGAGCCCAGAGAGAGGCTTCCAGTTTCCGTGGAGTCCCTGGAGAACCACAGAGAGCCAGCCCCGGAAGCGCCCCTTCCCCTTCGTCTCTGACCCCACCTTCACCCACCCCACTGGCCCTGGTCCCTGTGGTTTTCCGCTTCAGAGGCAGGGCTACCTGGGCCCCCAGGGTCTCGGAGTTCATGTGTATTCATGAATGCGGGGAGCCGGTAAGTCTTTATAGGAGCCGCTGGAGGTGCCAGCCTCCTAGCTGGACCTGTGTGCAGTGTCAAGGTTGACTGAGGGGCACGGAAGCCCGCCAGCGTCTCTCTACTGGTGTCTGACCGTGAAATTCTGGCCAGGTCTCCCCGCGATGGCTCTCCCCACGCCTGCAGACAGCCCTGTCCCCGTGGAAGCCCGAGAATGGCGGAGAGACTCCTTTGGACCCAGAGCCGAAGGGATGCCCTGCGAAGGTGCTTTGAGCGGAGCCCTACCCAGGCAACTCCACCAGAGAACAGTGGCCCAAGCGACAGGCACTCCGGAGCCCGGGGTCCAGATTTGGTTTCAGAATGAGAGATCAGGCCAGCTGAAGCAGCGGTGGCGGGCATCTGGTCCCCGACCTGGAAAGCGCAGCGCAGAAGAAGGCAGTGAATGCGGACGGCAGTCGCCCAATCCCAGACCGCCAGGCTCCTCCGAACCCTTTCGCCACCGGAAAGGAACTGGCCAGAGAGACCGGCCTTTCAGAGTCCGGGATTCGCACAGGGGACTTTCGTGACCAGGGAGCAAAGTCCCTCTGCTCCAGCCCAGTCAGGCTTCGCAGGCAGAAGAAACCTCCCAACCTCCCCCGGCACCGGGGACTTTTCGGTTCGCTGCGCTGGCTCCTCCGGAAGTGGCGTTCGCACCCTAAGACTCCTCAGTGAGCTCCGCACCCGAACAGATTTGGGGAACCAGGACCCGCAGCACGGCGGCCTGCTGGGCTCGGGCTCAGTGGGACAACTTGGGCCCGCTCCAGCTGAGTCACAGGGCTCCACAGACAGCAGGCCAGGCTTCCCGACCAGCCCGGGCAGAGGACTCGTCCCTTTTTCCGCGGCGGTCTTCAGTGGGGTGGGCGGAGACGCCAGTCCCGCGAAACCCCAAGACCCCGCAGCAGCCTGGCTTGCTCTTTTTTCCGCAGCTCGCCTTCTCTGCCTTCCCTCTCCACCGTCACTCGCCCCGCAGTGTCCCACCGGCCTACTCGCCATCACCGTGAAGCGCCTGGCAGCAAAACGTAGACCC carries:
- the LOC141583323 gene encoding protein FRG2-like isoform X1, with the translated sequence MGRGNEDSDLHCSSIQISTVQPHFQQISFTEKGSDEKKPFKRKDNTTSSQSNEKHIQTQVESEPNPNEENSEETTLNAGNNTAGSEPESSSCQGNCRKRTISSKESCQDRAGNCPEEERSSTMKKKSKFSTAVHNSEIQETCHTHHRRHLRAHTGHSKQHRSQALGVQPPSLQKSLVTSVRAISEAIYQDLAQVWAQLIHSPLTWEQFTWLTQLRGALCAHVQTFYAMAMQAAYAFPAEDWLVPDTLPDPGDSSLDREVHPVPGQEITEPVSGSDEA
- the LOC141583323 gene encoding protein FRG2-like isoform X2 encodes the protein MGRGNEDSDLHCSSIQISTVQPHFQQISFTEKGSDEKKPFKRKDNTTSSQSNEKHIQTQESEPNPNEENSEETTLNAGNNTAGSEPESSSCQGNCRKRTISSKESCQDRAGNCPEEERSSTMKKKSKFSTAVHNSEIQETCHTHHRRHLRAHTGHSKQHRSQALGVQPPSLQKSLVTSVRAISEAIYQDLAQVWAQLIHSPLTWEQFTWLTQLRGALCAHVQTFYAMAMQAAYAFPAEDWLVPDTLPDPGDSSLDREVHPVPGQEITEPVSGSDEA